In Cucurbita pepo subsp. pepo cultivar mu-cu-16 chromosome LG04, ASM280686v2, whole genome shotgun sequence, the following are encoded in one genomic region:
- the LOC111793806 gene encoding uncharacterized protein LOC111793806 codes for MDFWNKARSFAEETAKRSQELTLEAARRSQELSIGSSRLSDIVSETAKRSKEFANEASKRAEQIKAEAVKRADLIKHLVEGSPPSGALEENAYDEETREEDLQRFGINEELRDFVKGITMSTFRDFPLEDDSQMSSVPIVSNISQDLTEWQAKHASLVLSTVKEISKLRYELCPRIMKERKFWRIYFMLVNRHIAPYEKKYMEDAILKSAKQAEDGKMEPVKTEITSTSQEEKKVAPASSSSDQEKKIASTSSSSGQEKKNALPSSSDQDLDVFLLGDLGDSDEGPDDGDEDFDDDFDKMVDSSDGEQDKL; via the exons ATGGATTTTTGGAACAAAGCTCGAAGTTTTGCTGAGGAAACAGCGAAGCGCTCACAGGAGCTGACTCTGGAAGCTGCAAGGCGTTCCCAAGAGCTCTCGATCGGATCCTCTAGACTGTCCGATATCGTTTCCGAGACTGCTAAACGCTCCAAGGAATTTGCTAACGAAGCCTCCAAGCGAGCTGAACAAATTAAAGCGGAAGCTGTTAAACGAGCTGATCTTATCAAGCACTTGGTCGAAGGGTCTCCGCCGTCTGGCGCGCTCGAGGAGAACGCTTATGATGAAGAGACGCGGGAGGAGGATTTGCAGCGGTTTGGGATAAACGAAGAGCTGAGGGACTTCGTCAAAGGGATCACTATGAGTACATTTCGAGATTTTCCACTCGAAG ATGATTCACAAATGTCCAGTGTCCCCATAGTCTCAAATATTAGTCAGGATCTAACTGAGTGGCAGGCGAAGCATGCAAGTCTTGTTCTTTCAACTGTCAAG GAAATTTCTAAGTTACGTTATGAATTGTGTCCACGCATtatgaaagagagaaaattctgGAGGATTTACTTTATGTTGGTGAACAGGCACATAGCACC CTATGAGAAAAAGTACATGGAGGATGCCATACTGAAATCAGCTAAGCAAGCTGAAGATGGAAAGATGGAACCTGTTAAAACTGAAATAACATCTACATCtcaggaggagaagaaagttGCTCCAGCCTCCTCATCAAGTGATCAGGAGAAGAAAATTGCTTCAACCTCCTCGTCAAGTGgtcaagagaagaaaaatgctCTACCCTCATCAAGTGATCAAGACTTGGATGTATTTCTTCTTGGGGATCTTGGAGACAGCGATGAAGGTCCAG ATGATGGAGATGAGGACTTTGATGATGACTTTGACAAGATGGTTGACAGTTCG GATGGGGAGCAAGACAAACTGTAG
- the LOC111793808 gene encoding uncharacterized protein LOC111793808 — protein sequence MLVMNVMNSKRQRRPNVRLGEIGDISAAWACGFSHSNRGKLAHKEWKNGLDQTMGYEDHNPIVFGDLNPFSPKLTISPQTSTELQHNEEDTNNLKSSELVLECPMKFSDVTRKCRDMKRRGRSKNSYAILGGSWSSKHSSDDFSMDEKECEGTGNSANGFGDSSDHQTPTTSKEYGIDQPSMHRELKSNNNAQFTGEKARAQERTRLEDENTNAVSRWLEEVGFGKYAGVFEMHEVDEEALPLLTIEDLKEIGVLSVGSRRKLYNAIQHLRGGEEEGV from the coding sequence ATGTTGGTTATGAATGTGATGAACTCGAAGAGACAGAGGCGTCCAAATGTTAGGCTTGGGGAAATTGGGGACATTTCTGCAGCTTGGGCCTGTGGGTTTTCTCATAGCAATAGGGGAAAGTTAGCTCATAAGGAGTGGAAGAATGGTTTGGACCAAACCATGGGTTATGAAGATCATAACCCCATTGTTTTTGGAGATTTGAATCCATTCTCTCCCAAGCTCACAATCTCCCCACAAACTTCAACAGAGTTGCAGCACAATGAAGAGGACACCAATAACCTCAAATCTTCTGAATTGGTTTTGGAATGTCCCATGAAGTTTAGTGATGTGACTAGGAAGTGTAGAGATATGAAGCGTCGGGGGCGTAGCAAGAACAGCTACGCCATTCTCGGTGGCAGTTGGAGCTCGAAACATAGCTCCGATGACTTCTCGATGGACGAGAAGGAATGTGAGGGGACAGGTAATTCTGCTAATGGTTTTGGTGACTCCTCTGATCATCAAACACCAACGACTAGCAAAGAGTACGGTATCGATCAACCGTCGATGCATCGAGAGCTTAAGTCAAACAACAATGCGCAATTTACCGGTGAGAAAGCTCGGGCGCAAGAAAGAACGAGATTAGAAGATGAGAATACAAATGCTGTTAGTAGATGGTTAGAGGAGGTTGGATTTGGGAAGTATGCTGGTGTGTTCGAGATGCACGAGGTAGACGAGGAGGCTTTGCCGTTGCTGACCATTGAAGATCTCAAAGAGATCGGCGTATTGTCTGTCGGGTCTCGAAGGAAACTGTACAATGCAATCCAACACTTAAGAGGAGGAGAGGAAGAAGGTGTTTGA
- the LOC111793809 gene encoding dof zinc finger protein DOF5.4-like, with amino-acid sequence MQGIHSIGGGSRLFGGGGGGGGDRSLRPHLHHHHQNHQALKCPRCDSLNTKFCYYNNYNLSQPRHFCKSCRRYWTKGGVLRNVPVGGGCRKTKRASKSKPTSDTTGPPPPLHEQKSTSHSSSESSSLTAATTTAAAATEAVSAPSKSSASTLLTVQDSKLFPNPSTNTNFEMAAATVSDCGIFSEIGSFTSLITSSNETLPFGFGNIADATPFAMNHQFQNQWTPQRMMNVNDELKMQEITGGGSGGGYMDQTAHVDPSGLQNSRSSNIGFGPLDWQSNGDHQVLFDLPNAVDQAYWSQNQWSDPDPPNLYLP; translated from the coding sequence ATGCAGGGCATACACTCGATTGGTGGCGGAAGCCGCTTGTTTGGCGGCGGAGGAGGTGGCGGCGGGGACCGTAGCCTGAGGCCccacctccaccaccaccaccagaACCACCAAGCCTTGAAGTGCCCAAGGTGTGATTCTCTCAATACAAAGTTCTGTTATTACAATAACTATAATCTCTCTCAGCCTCGTCACTTCTGCAAGAGCTGCCGCCGTTACTGGACCAAAGGCGGCGTCCTACGCAACGTTCCTGTCGGTGGTGGCTGTCGGAAAACCAAACGAGCTTCCAAGTCCAAGCCGACATCTGACACAACCGGGCCACCACCTCCACTTCACGAACAGAAATCCACCTCTCATTCTAGCAGCGAGAGCTCTAGCCTCACCGCCGCAACAACAACCGCCGCCGCCGCAACCGAGGCTGTTTCCGCTCCATCTAAGAGTTCCGCGTCGACTCTATTAACCGTACAGGATTCGAAATTGTTCCCCAATCCTAGTACAAACACGAATTTCGAGATGGCGGCAGCCACAGTTTCGGACTGCGGAATTTTCTCGGAAATCGGAAGCTTCACGAGCTTGATCACGTCGTCGAACGAGACATTGCCGTTTGGATTCGGCAACATCGCTGACGCGACGCCTTTCGCGATGAATCATCAGTTTCAAAATCAATGGACGCCACAGAGAATGATGAATGTTAACGACGAACTAAAGATGCAGGAAATCACAGGCggcggcagcggcggcggGTACATGGATCAGACGGCTCACGTCGATCCATCAGGGCTGCAGAATAGCAGATCAAGTAACATTGGATTTGGACCGTTGGATTGGCAGTCAAACGGAGATCATCAGGTTCTTTTTGATCTTCCCAACGCCGTTGATCAAGCATACTGGAGTCAAAATCAATGGAGTGATCCAGACCCCCCCAATCTGTACCTTCCGTAA